A segment of the Georgenia sp. M64 genome:
CTCGGGGTCGACCGTGCGCCGCGACTCGTTGCCGGCGGCCGCGACGAGGATCATGCCGGGGCCGAACGCGGCCTGCGAGCGCACGAGGCCCATGAGGGCGTCGAACATGCGCAGGTTGGCGCGGTAGCCCTCCAGGGCGGCGGAGGTGGCGAGGTCGGCGGGCCAGCCGTCGTCGACGAGGCGCTGGACCAGCCCGGGGAAGTCGAAGCCGAGGGACATCGAGGTGACCTGGGCGCCCTGCTCCAGCGCCCACTGGATGCCTCGGAAGATCATCTCCGAGGTGCCGCCGCCGTCGTCGCCGAGGACCTTGCCGATGAGTGCGCGGCCCACCCCCGGCGCCACACCGATCCGCGTGCCGCCGACGTCCCGGCCCAGGACCGTCCCGGCGCAGTGCGTGCCGTGCCCCTGGCTGTCGCCGTTGCCGGAGCCGGAGAAGTCCTCCTCGACGACGTCGACCCCGGCGAAGGCGGGGTGGGCGGCGTCGATCCCGGTGTCCAGCACCGCCACCGTGACGCCCGCGCCGGTGCGCGCGGAGACGTCGGCGCGCACCGCGGTCACCCCCCAGGTCGGTCCGGGGACGGCCGTGGCGGCGGGCCCGGCGGTGGGGACCGGGAAGATGAGCGAGGTCGGGATGACCGGGGCGACGGCGCGGACCTCGGGGTCCCGGGTGAGCTCACGCAGGTCGGACCGGTCCAGCTCGGCCGTCTCCACCGACGGCACCGCCGGACCGGGCTGCCCGCGCTCGGCCGCCGCACCGCGCCAGGGGTCGGCCGGACGGGCCAGGCTCA
Coding sequences within it:
- a CDS encoding S8 family serine peptidase, whose product is MSHYTVLRDMSLARPADPWRGAAAERGQPGPAVPSVETAELDRSDLRELTRDPEVRAVAPVIPTSLIFPVPTAGPAATAVPGPTWGVTAVRADVSARTGAGVTVAVLDTGIDAAHPAFAGVDVVEEDFSGSGNGDSQGHGTHCAGTVLGRDVGGTRIGVAPGVGRALIGKVLGDDGGGTSEMIFRGIQWALEQGAQVTSMSLGFDFPGLVQRLVDDGWPADLATSAALEGYRANLRMFDALMGLVRSQAAFGPGMILVAAAGNESRRTVDPEYEIGVSLPAAADGVVSTGALAQGAQGLEIAPFSNTFPAIAGPGVGVLSAEAGTGGLVSLSGTSMATPHVAGVAALWWEEVGASALPYRADTVAARMLARADVTALAPGVDVADRGVGLVRAP